The genome window TTCTGCTTCGCGGGGTCGCCTTTCACGATTGCCAGATGTTCTTTATGATCAATGGTGTTGTGAAATACGTAAACTTTAAAATCGCCGAACAGGGTGGGTAAATTTGTTTTTGCGTAAATGGAAACACTGTCTACCAGTGATTGTTTCATCTTTTTCGCTCCGTTTTTAAATGAACTTGATCCGGATTGACCCGGAAAGTTAGATGTCCGAACAGCTATCGGGTTACGGCTTTTTTCATCGACGGATATTAACAATGTAAAACGCTCAAGTCAAGAATAACGCTCAAATCGCTCATTTTATACTTTCGCAATCGCGCAAAGTTCACATTCACTTGACAAATCGCCGGAAACTTTTTAACTAACGGCTGCGTTTTGAACCAGACACCAACACAAATGGAGAAGTTGCCATGCATTGCCCAAGCTGCCTGATCGATTTACAAATTACCGAAAGACAGGGTATCGAGATTGATTATTGCCCGAAATGCCGTGGCGTTTGGCTGGATCGCGGCGAGTTGGATAAAATTATCGAGCGAACCGTTTCGCAAATTACGCCTGCGGGCGGAGCAGTTGCCGCAGCCAGCGCACCGATGAACACCGGCAGTGCCGCATCGCTGAAAGCAGATAAAAAGAAGAAAAAATCGAAGCTCTACAAATCCATTCTGGAAGAAATTTTCGATTTCTGATGCCGATGCTGCAAATTTCTGTGCAAAAAATATTGCATACGGCCACCGGCGAGCATCCGCTTTCGCTGGATTTTTCGATGGAACGCGGGGAATTTTTGGCGATTTACGGGAAATCCGGCGCAGGGAAAACCACCACTTTGCGCATTCTCGCAGGACTGTCTCGTCCGGATTCCGGGCAAATTATTGTTGATGGCGAATGTTGGTTCGATGCCAAAACTCGCAAAAACCTGCCGCCGCAACAGCGCACAACCGGGATGGTTTTTCAGGATTACGCCCTGTTTCCGAACATGAGCGTTCGCAAAAATCTGGCGTATGCCCTGGCGCGCGGACAATCAGCGGAGATCATCGATAAACTATTGTCATTAATGGATTTGACGACACTGGCAAATCGCTCACCGGAAACGCTTTCCGGCGGGCAGCGACAGCGGGTGGCGTTGGCGCGAGCGCTGGTTCGTCAGCCGAAATTGCTGCTGCTCGACGAGCCGCTTTCCGCACTCGATGACGAAATGCGCCGCAAATTGCAGGATGATTTGCTCAGGCTGCATCAGGAATTCGGGATGACCACCATTTTGGTTTCCCACAGCATTGGCGAAATTTTCAAATTGTGCAATCGCGTGTTGGTGCTGGATGAGGGCAAACAGCTAAACATCGGCGCGCCGGCGGATGTGCTGATCGGGAAACAACTGAGCGGCAAATTCAAATTTGAGGGAGAAATTTTGGCGATGACGCCCAGCGATGTGGTGGTGATTGTCACCGTTGCGGTGGGCAACACGCCAGTCCGGGTGATTGCCACGCCGGAAAGTGTGCGGGATTTTCGCATCGGCGATCGCGTGATTGTCGCCGCCAAAGCCTTCAATCCGGTTATTTTACCCGCCCAATCGATGACCGATTAAACCGCTTATTTTTTATCCGCCAAATATTCGCGAATGGCGGTCACGTGTTCGGCAATTTCCGACGGCGCTGCGGCGTGCATTTTCGCGGCCATCGCCTGTTCCAGCAACGGCTCGATATCGCTGAAATCCTGCCGGACGATTTTCACCCACGCCCGGCAAACAGAGAGCATCGGCAACAGTTGATCCAGTGATGCCGGCAACGCATTCAGCCAAGCAACAACCGACAGCAACTCCCCGTTTTGCAACATTTCCATCGCATGATTGCCAATTAACTGTCCCGCAAAATGAAAATTATTGCCGGCCAACGCCTGTGTTATTGCGTTGTGCGGCTGGTTATTTTGCTCGAACCACAGCGCCGCACGGGTGTGCGCTTCTCCGCTGTTTTCGATAGCAGATACTTTGGCAAAAACGTTATCCAAAAACGGATGCAGCCGGAGCCAGCCATCGCCGCAAGCAGTGACAAAAACGCCGTTTTCAGCGAGTTCCTGCAGCCAGCCGCAATCCTTTTGCTCGCTGATTTGTGCCGCAAGCGCCGGATTAATCGCATCGGCGATGGTCAGCATCGGCACTGTTTTGGCTATTTCCGCCGTCTGGTGTTTTAACAAAATATCGATCAAAAACTCGCTTTCGTCGCGTTCTTCTTTTTCAAATTCACTCACAAATTCGGAAAGCGAGGGATATTGGCGCAGGCACAATCCGGCGTATTTTAGCGACGCAGGTTTTGCTTTGGTGCGCACAACCAGCGCGGAAGCATCGCCGTAAGCGACCTTCAATTCCATCGCCACTTTCAAAAATGCTTCGGCTTCGTCCATTGTAAAACTGAGGTGTGGCGGGTGAATTTCTTTCAATTGTCCGGCAGATCGCATTTCTGCGAGCGCAAACGGCGGATCTGTTTCTGCGGCGATCATCATTTTGGATTGCGGCGGCAAATAGCCAATCAGCAACGCCACAATGCCGTGCACCGCATCATTTTTGATCAAATGGAAATCATCCAGAATAATGGCGTGATCCTGCAAAACCATGCCTATCTGGTTGCACAATTGCTCAATTGCAGCTTCCATCGAAACGGTTTTCGCCGATTGCAGCGATTCAAAAACGCCTTTTCCCAAGCCTTTTTGGATCGATTGAAGTGCCGTCACCAAGTTTTTAAAAAACAGCGCCGGATCGTTGTCCAACGCATCGATGGCAAAATAGGCGTGCTTCATACCGCTGTTATCCGCCCATTGGCGAATGGCGGTGGTTTTGCCAAAACCCACCGGCGCGGTGAGCAGCGTTAATTTTCGGGTGGTTCCCTGATTCAATTCGTTCACCACGCGCATCCGCACGAGGTCATTTTTTGCGTTTTTCGGAATCCGGAATTTCCAGATATTTGCTGTCATTTCTCATCCTGTTTTCATTTTATCGGGCGGGAATATACGAACGGATCGGGTTTCCTCCAACCCTCAATGGTACTTGACGCAGCCGGTCGCCCGGGCTATATTATTCGCGCAGATTTGGCAATAATTGTAACTCAAAATCGAAAAAGCGATGGAAAACAACAACTTCCCGCCGGTAAATCCGGAAAATGTGCATTTTATTTTAGTCGAACCGTTTTCGCCCGGAAACGTGGGCGCAGCGGCGCGTGCCATCAAAACGATGGGATTTTCCAAATTGTGGCTGATCAACCCCTGCGACCATTTGTCGGAAGATGCCCGGAAATTGGCGCATGCCTCGGAGGATATTCTGGAAAACGCCAGGGTGTTCGCCAGTCTTCCGGAAGCCCTTGCAGATATGCATTTTGTGGTGGCGACCACCAATCGCGTTCGCGAATATCGCATGCCTACATTTACGCCGGAGGAAGTGGGTTCGCGCATTGCGCAGATTGCCCCGGAGCACAACATTGCGCTGGTTTTCGGGCGCGAACAAAGCGGATTGACGAACGACGAATTGCGCATTTGCCAGGCGACATCTTCGATTCCTGCGGCAATCAACCATCCTTCGCTGAACCTCGCACAGGCGGTGATGATTTATGCCTACGCTTGTTACAACGCCCGTCCCGGCAATGCGCCGGTTTACGAATGGGAACTTGCCAATCATGTGCAAACGGAAAGTGTTTACACACATCTCGAAGCCACAATGCGCCAGCTCGATTTTGTGCCGCACGACAGTTGGGACCGTTTTATCATGCGGTTCAAACGGCTGTTCGGGCGCGCCAATCCTGAGTTGCGCGATGTTCAGTTGATTCACAAAATTTTTCAGGCGATGGATTTGTATGTCAAATATGGTGGGAAAACCGGCGAAAAACAGTCGGAAGTGCCGGAAAAGGAGTGAAAAATTACGCCGCTTTCCACGCGGCAAGCGCCAGCAGTAGCCAGCCAGCCAAAAAGGCAACGCCGCCAAACGGCGTGATCGCACCGAGCATGCGAATGCCGGTAAAACTCATCGTGTACAAACTTCCCGAAAACAGCACAATTCCCGTCAGCAGCAGCCAGCCAGCCCAGTTGATCAGCGCCGATTGACCCAGCCAATGGGCGATAATGCCAATCAACAGCAACCCCAACGCATGCATACCGTGATACTGCACAGCGGTTTGGTAAACCGCCATCAGATCTGCAGACAACCGGCCTTTCAAGCCGTGCGCACCAAATGCGCCCAAGGCTACCGTCAAAAACATGTTGATACTGCCGAGAATAATGAAGGTTTTTGCCATTAATTTTATACCAAAATCAGTTACTGTTGCACAAATAAATAGCTCGATCAAAGCCCATAAACTATGCCAAAAACATGGGTTTCGCCGAGTTCGCTGTGGGTTTTGAGCGCGTAATCGATGCTGAATTGTTTGAAGTTGATGCCCAGCCCAGCGGTAAAGCGGTTGGGATTGGTGGTGCCGCCAAAACGCAGGTCGAGCATGTCAAATACCCGGAACTCCGCGCCGCCCCATACTTCATTTTGATTGGCGTCCAGCGAACGGTTGATGTCCAGCGTGGTAGTCACGCCATCGTACGGCTGGTATGCGATGCCCGCGACAATGCGCTGCGGCAGATCGCGCGGCGATTCCGAACCCACCTGCGGAGCGTTCAGATTCAGAAAATAGACGCCCACAAATGTGCGGGAATATACCGATGCCTGAAACCCGACATCCAATCCGATCACATTTGCGTTCCCGAGTTCCTGTCCGCCAACGGATTCACCATACGTCAAATATTGAAATTTTAACGAATAGCCGAACGAAAGGCTGCTGTTGATATCGCGCAACAAATCGAATCCGTGCGAGAGGCGCAAGGCATATTCGCCGGTGAGATTTTCGCCTTCGTAATCCACACCGAAATACTCGATGTTAACCCCAATCGTGCCGTATTTTGGAGAAATCGGATATGCTGCTGCACCAAAAAAATTGTTCAAAAACGGTGTGTTGAATATTCGCTGATAGCTGCTGCCAACACCAATTCTGGAAACCTGGCTGAGCGCAGCAGGATTGTAATAACCGGCCCAAATACCACTGTTGATTGCCACACCGGCGCCACCCATCGCGTTTAATTTCGGGCTGGGAAAACGGTCGTCAAACAATCCGGCGTGTGCGGTTGCGTTCATCAAAAATGCGCTACAAAACAGGGCAATCAGCCATTTTTTTGCCATCATTACTCACCTGATCAATTTCAAATTGGAAAAAAGTGTAATTCAAATTTTATCAACAAAAAAGTAATGCGCAGTGGTCGATAAAAAAAGTGGATTTATTTTCAATTTCCGGCGCTAAGCCGTAAACATATCCGAAACAGTTTTTTGAACCATCACCGTGAAACGGCTGCGATACTGATCGCCGACGTGCCGCAACACGGTTTTTAACGCCAATTCCGGCGTATTGTTTTCGTCGCTCAAATGCCCGAGAATGATGTGATCGAGCTGTGTGCCAAAAATGTCATACAGCAATTCGCCCGCGTTCTGGTTGGATAAATGCCCGAACCGTCCGGCGATTCGCTGTTTCAAATCCCAGGGATATTTGCCGTTGTTCAGCATTTCGGGATCGTGATTGCTTTCCAATAACAAAATATTTGCCCGGCAGATGTGTTCCTGAACCGTGCCGGTAACGTAGCCCAAATCCGTACAAATACCGAAGGTTTTTGTGGCGGTTTCGATGAGATATCCGTGGGTCGGGTCGCAATCGTGCGGCACGCGGAACGGCTTAAAACGCACACCGCCGAACTCAAACGCATCCACTTTTGGCAATACTTCCTGACCGATTTTGAGCAAATTGGTGATGGAATCCAGCGTGTCCGGATGCCCGATGACCGGAACTTTGTGGCGCTGCGCAAACGTGCCAACACCATGAACATGATCGCGATGGGCGTGGGTCAACACAATGGCATCTATCGAGGATGGCTCAACGCCGCGCGATTTCAATCGCAATTCAATTTGTTTGGCGGAAAGCCCCACATCAATCAAAAAACGGGTATTATTTGCTTCGAGAAAAATGGAGTTGCCGCGACTGCCGCTGGCTAAAATACAATATCGTGTTCGCATCAATTTAAGTCCAACAATCCGGGGTTTTTGTGAATACTGATCAGCATATTGATGCGATCGCGCAACCCTTTGGCGCGATTGCGGGCAACTTCCGCGAAATCGCGTTCGGACGAAGCGTAAATCACCGTCCGGCTGGAATTGATCAGCGTAGATTCGCCGCGCGCATCTGTGGCGTATTCGATAACTTTTTCCAAATTTCCGCCCTGCGCGCCAACGCCGGGCACCAAAAATGGCAGCGCCGGAGCAACATTGCGGATTTCCCTGATTTCATGGGTATGCGTGCCGCCAACAACAAGCCCGCAATTGCCGTAAAGGAAATTCCAGTTGACCGATTTTTCGGCTACTTTCAGATACAGCGGCTCGTCGTCCACTTTCAGGAATTGGAAATCGGTTGCGCCGGGATTGGAAGTGAGGCAAAGGATGAACACACCGCGATCTTCATATTCCAAAAACGGCGTGATGGAATCCATCCCCATATACGGCGAAACGGTGATTGCATCAAAATCGAATGTTTTGAAATAGGTTTCTGCGTATTTCTGACCGGTATTTTCGATGTCGCCGCGTTTGGCATCGGCGATAACCAGCACATTATCCGGAATAACGTCCAACGTGCGTTCCAGCAATTCCCAACCCGGCAATCCCAGCGATTCGTAAAACGCGATGTTAATTTTGTACGCAGCCACAAAATCGTGCGTCGCTTCGATCAACTCGCGATTGAATGTGAACAGCGGATCTAGTTCGGACAGCAAACAGTTCGGAATTTTTTCGATATCCGTATCCAACCCTACGCAAAGCAACGAGCGTTTTTTGCGAATCAGTTTATTCATTTTTTCATCAAACATATCCGGCTCTCAATTCATTTGTTGACAAGATCCAATTTAGCCAATTTGTTTATTTTATTCAATTTGAAAAAGAGAAATCTCATTTGCAGATTTTTTGTTTACAAATTGAATATTATTATCGCCACTTCCGAACACCAAATTACCCAAACAACACAGGCCTCACATATCATCCGTTCCGAAATCCGCCAAAAACCCAACCGATACATCAACACATTCAGTGCGCGCTGGTGAACATTTTTCCCATATCAGCCCGCAAATTTCATTTCTTGACAATATGTTTCCCACTGGCTTAATTATTCACATTTACCGGTCGATTATGGGTATGCTATCATGTTCAATAAGGTATTTGGGCAAAAACAACACGATAAAAACCATGTTATTTGAGAATCGATTTTCGAAAATTTGCGCTGCGTTAAATGTTTTCGAAAACAATCACTTAAATTAGCATATGGGTAAAATAGCTTATCACTGAATTAGGGGAGTGATTGTGAAAATTCTTGTCATTGATGACGTATTGGAAAACCGTATTCTGATCCAGAAAATATTAAAAATCGGTAGCTATACCGATGTTACAACTTTTGGCTCAGCAGCGGAATTGTTTGAATATCTTGGTATTGATAATCCTGCGCAGGCAAAACCACAGGTCGATTTGATATTGATGGATATTATGATGCCGGAAATGGACGGCATTACTGCAACCGGGCGGTTAAAAGCGATTCCGGGCTTCGAGGATGTTATCATCATTATGGTAACAGCAAACACGGATAGTAAAAGCCTGGAAAACTCGTTTAATGCCGGCGCGTTCGATTACATTCGCAAACCGATCGATAAAACCGAAATCCTCACTCGCGTCCGTTCCGCGTTGCGATTAAAAAGCGAAATGGATCAGCGCAAACAACGCGAAAAAGAATTGGTCGAGGCTCAGGAAAAGCTGCAGGAAGTAAATCTGGAATTACAGCGAATTTCCACTCACGACGGGCTGACCGGAGTTAAAAATCGTCGGTTATTTGACACATCTTTGAATACGGAGTGGCGCAGAACGCCGCGTGAATCCGAATTTATTTCGTTGATTTTATTAGACATAGACGATTTCAAAAATTACAACGACACATACGGACACCAGGCTGGCGACGAATGCCTCCAAAAAGTTGCGCAAGTGCTGAACAATGCACTGCACAGAACCGGTGATGGATTATTCCGCTATGGCGGCGAAGAATTTGCGGCTATTTTGCCGAATACCAATTCCGAGGGCGCACTTTATGTCGCGGAAATTTTGCGCAAAAAAGTGGAAGATTTGTATATCGAACACAAAACTTCGCGGGTGTCCAATCATGTGACCATCAGCGTTGGCGTTTCAACATTGCCGTTCGATAAAACCGTAACACCGGCAGATTTGATCAAACTGGCGGATAAAGCACTGTACGACGCCAAAAAAGCCGGACGAAACTGTGTGCGGTTTTTTACTCCGGAATGGTCAGATGTAAAAATATTGGAAGGATAAACGCGACGAAATTATTACGTCGCGTTGTTGAGATTCAAATGCTGGCGTATTCTGCGATCAATATCCGTAATTTTGATGGGCTT of Calditrichia bacterium contains these proteins:
- a CDS encoding zf-TFIIB domain-containing protein; translated protein: MHCPSCLIDLQITERQGIEIDYCPKCRGVWLDRGELDKIIERTVSQITPAGGAVAAASAPMNTGSAASLKADKKKKKSKLYKSILEEIFDF
- a CDS encoding ABC transporter ATP-binding protein; amino-acid sequence: MLQISVQKILHTATGEHPLSLDFSMERGEFLAIYGKSGAGKTTTLRILAGLSRPDSGQIIVDGECWFDAKTRKNLPPQQRTTGMVFQDYALFPNMSVRKNLAYALARGQSAEIIDKLLSLMDLTTLANRSPETLSGGQRQRVALARALVRQPKLLLLDEPLSALDDEMRRKLQDDLLRLHQEFGMTTILVSHSIGEIFKLCNRVLVLDEGKQLNIGAPADVLIGKQLSGKFKFEGEILAMTPSDVVVIVTVAVGNTPVRVIATPESVRDFRIGDRVIVAAKAFNPVILPAQSMTD
- a CDS encoding RNA methyltransferase; amino-acid sequence: MENNNFPPVNPENVHFILVEPFSPGNVGAAARAIKTMGFSKLWLINPCDHLSEDARKLAHASEDILENARVFASLPEALADMHFVVATTNRVREYRMPTFTPEEVGSRIAQIAPEHNIALVFGREQSGLTNDELRICQATSSIPAAINHPSLNLAQAVMIYAYACYNARPGNAPVYEWELANHVQTESVYTHLEATMRQLDFVPHDSWDRFIMRFKRLFGRANPELRDVQLIHKIFQAMDLYVKYGGKTGEKQSEVPEKE
- a CDS encoding DUF423 domain-containing protein, coding for MAKTFIILGSINMFLTVALGAFGAHGLKGRLSADLMAVYQTAVQYHGMHALGLLLIGIIAHWLGQSALINWAGWLLLTGIVLFSGSLYTMSFTGIRMLGAITPFGGVAFLAGWLLLALAAWKAA
- a CDS encoding MBL fold metallo-hydrolase gives rise to the protein MRTRYCILASGSRGNSIFLEANNTRFLIDVGLSAKQIELRLKSRGVEPSSIDAIVLTHAHRDHVHGVGTFAQRHKVPVIGHPDTLDSITNLLKIGQEVLPKVDAFEFGGVRFKPFRVPHDCDPTHGYLIETATKTFGICTDLGYVTGTVQEHICRANILLLESNHDPEMLNNGKYPWDLKQRIAGRFGHLSNQNAGELLYDIFGTQLDHIILGHLSDENNTPELALKTVLRHVGDQYRSRFTVMVQKTVSDMFTA
- the pyrF gene encoding orotidine-5'-phosphate decarboxylase, whose amino-acid sequence is MFDEKMNKLIRKKRSLLCVGLDTDIEKIPNCLLSELDPLFTFNRELIEATHDFVAAYKINIAFYESLGLPGWELLERTLDVIPDNVLVIADAKRGDIENTGQKYAETYFKTFDFDAITVSPYMGMDSITPFLEYEDRGVFILCLTSNPGATDFQFLKVDDEPLYLKVAEKSVNWNFLYGNCGLVVGGTHTHEIREIRNVAPALPFLVPGVGAQGGNLEKVIEYATDARGESTLINSSRTVIYASSERDFAEVARNRAKGLRDRINMLISIHKNPGLLDLN
- a CDS encoding diguanylate cyclase, which gives rise to MKILVIDDVLENRILIQKILKIGSYTDVTTFGSAAELFEYLGIDNPAQAKPQVDLILMDIMMPEMDGITATGRLKAIPGFEDVIIIMVTANTDSKSLENSFNAGAFDYIRKPIDKTEILTRVRSALRLKSEMDQRKQREKELVEAQEKLQEVNLELQRISTHDGLTGVKNRRLFDTSLNTEWRRTPRESEFISLILLDIDDFKNYNDTYGHQAGDECLQKVAQVLNNALHRTGDGLFRYGGEEFAAILPNTNSEGALYVAEILRKKVEDLYIEHKTSRVSNHVTISVGVSTLPFDKTVTPADLIKLADKALYDAKKAGRNCVRFFTPEWSDVKILEG